A stretch of the Lolium perenne isolate Kyuss_39 chromosome 3, Kyuss_2.0, whole genome shotgun sequence genome encodes the following:
- the LOC127345356 gene encoding probable sucrose-phosphate synthase 1, producing MAGNEWINGYLEAILDSGAAASGGGGSGGGGSGAGGGGGGGDPKSPVAGASASPRGPHMNFSPTHYFVEEVVKGVDESDLHRTWIKVVATRNARERSTRLENMCWRIWHLARKKKQLELEGIQRMSARQKEQEQVRLEATEDLAEDLSESEKGDTVGELAPLETPKKKFQRNFSDLTVWSDENKEKKLYIVLISVHGLVRGENMELGSDSDTGGQVKYVVELARALAMMPGVYRVDLFTRQVSSHDVDWSYGEPTEMLTSGSHDAEGSGESAGAYIVRIPCGPSNKYLKKESLWPYLQEFVDGALAHILNMSKVLGEQVGRGKPVLPYVIHGHYADAGDVAALLSGALNVPMVLTGHSLGRNKLEQIMKQGRMSKEEIDSTYKIMRRIEGEELALDAAELVITSTRQEIDEQWGLYDGFDVKLEKVLRARTRRGVSCHGRFMPRMVVIPPGMDFSNVVAEDIDGDGDKDDISFDGASPRSLPPIWAEVFRFLTNPHKPMILALSRPDPKKNITTLVKAFGECRPLRELANLTLIMGNRDDIEEMPPGNANVLTTVLKLIDKYDLYGSVAIPKHHNQADVPEIYRLTAKMKGVFINPALVEPFGLTLIEAAAHGLPIVATKNGGPVDITNALNNGLLVDPHDQHAIADALLKLVADKNLWQECRKNGLRNIHLYSWPEHCRTYLTRVAGCRIRNPRWLKDTPADAGADDEEAEDSLMDFQDLSLRLSIDGERCSLNEPASSDPQDQVQKIMNKIKQSSPAAAAEGEKNPAEVHAPGTVNKYPHLRRRRRLFIVAVDCYGDDGKASRKMLQVIQELFRAVRSDSQMSKISGFALSTAMPLSETLQLLKLGKVSPTDFDALICGSGSEVYYPGTAQCVDAQGRLRPDQDYLNHIDHRWSHDGARQTIGKLMAAHDGSGNAVEPDVESCNAHCVSFFVRDPKKVNTIDEMRERLRMRGLRCHLMYCRNSTRLQIVPLMASRSQALRYLFVRWGLAVGNMYLIVGEHGDTDREEMLSGLHKTVIVKGVTEKGSEGLLRSSGSYHREDVVPSESPLAATTRGDPKADEIMRALKEVTKASSGM from the exons ATGGCCGGCAACGAGTGGATCAATGGCTACCTCGAGGCGATACTCGACAGCGGCGCCGCTGCCTCGGGCGGAGGAGGCAGCGGAGGCGGCGGTAGCGGTGCCGGTGGCGGTGGAGGCGGCGGTGACCCCAAGTCGCCGGTCGCCGGGGCGTCGGCGAGCCCCCGCGGCCCGCACATGAACTTCAGCCCCACGCACTACTtcgtggaggaggtggtgaagggCGTGGACGAGAGCGACCTCCACCGGACGTGGATCAAGGTCGTCGCCACCCGCAACGCCCGCGAGCGAAGCACCAGGCTCGAGAACATGTGCTGGCGTATCTGGCACCTCGCTCGCAAGAAGAAGCAG CTCGAGCTTGAGGGCATCCAGAGGATGTCGGCAAGGcagaaggagcaggagcaggtGCGCCTTGAGGCCACGGAGGATCTGGCAGAGGATCTGTCCGAGAGCGAGAAAGGAGACACCGTCGGTGAGTTGGCGCCGTTAGAAACGCCCAAGAAAAAGTTCCAGAGGAACTTTTCTGACCTCACCGTCTGGTCCGACGAGAACAAGGAGAAAAAACTCTACATTGTGCTCATCAG TGTGCACGGCCTTGTCCGCGGAGAAAACATGGAATTGGGCAGTGATTCAGATACCGGCGGGCAG GTGAAATATGTCGTGGAACTTGCGAGAGCCCTCGCAATGATGCCCGGAGTGTACAGAGTGGACCTCTTCACACGACAAGTGTCATCCCACGATGTGGACTGGAGCTACGGGGAGCCAACTGAGATGTTAACATCTGGTTCCCATGATGCGGAGGGGAGCGGTGAAAGCGCCGGGGCGTACATTGTGCGCATACCTTGCGGTCCGAGCAACAAGTACCTCAAGAAGGAATCCCTGTGGCCTTACCTTCAAGAGTTTGTCGACGGGGCCCTTGCGCATATTCTGAACATGTCCAAGGTTTTGGGCGAACAGGTTGGCCGTGGGAAGCCGGTCCTGCCTTATGTGATCCATGGCCACTATGCCGATGCGGGCGATGTCGCTGCTCTTCTTTCTGGTGCGCTGAATGTGCCGATGGTGCTCACTGGTCACTCGCTTGGGAGGAACAAGCTGGAGCAGATCATGAAGCAAGGGCGTAtgtccaaggaggagatcgactcAACCTACAAGATCATGAGGCGTATTGAGGGTGAGGAGCTGGCCTTGGATGCAGCAGAGCTTGTGATTACTAGCACGAGGCAGGAGATTGATGAGCAGTGGGGATTGTATGATGGATTTGATGTCAAGCTTGAGAAAGTGTTACGAGCAAGGACAAGACGCGGGGTTAGCTGCCATGGCCGTTTCATGCCTAGGATGGTG GTGATTCCTCCTGGGATGGATTTCAGCAATGTTGTGGCTGAAGATATCGATGGAGATGGCGATAAAGACGATATAAGTTTTGATGGTGCCTCACCGAGGTCACTACCACCAATTTGGGCTGAG GTGTTTCGGTTCCTGACCAATCCTCACAAGCCGATGATCTTGGCTCTGTCAAGGCCTGACCCGAAGAAGAACATCACTACTCTTGTCAAAGCATTTGGAGAATGCCGCCCACTGAGGGAACTAGCAAACTTA ACTCTGATCATGGGGAACAGGGATGACATCGAAGAGATGCCTCCCGGCAACGCGAACGTTCTCACCACGGTCCTGAAGCTGATAGACAAGTATGATCTGTACGGAAGCGTGGCCATCCCCAAGCATCACAACCAGGCTGATGTCCCTGAGATTTACCGCCTCACGGCGAAGATGAAG GGAGTCTTCATTAATCCTGCTCTTGTGGAACCTTTTGGTCTCACCCTGATCGAG GCTGCGGCGCATGGGCTCCCGATCGTCGCCACCAAGAATGGCGGTCCGGTCGACATCACGAAT GCACTGAACAATGGGCTGCTAGTGGACCCGCACGACCAGCATGCCATCGCCGACGCGCTACTGAAGCTGGTGGCCGACAAGAACCTGTGGCAGGAGTGCCGGAAGAATGGGCTGCGCAACATCCACCTCTACTCATGGCCGGAGCACTGCCGGACGTACCTCACCAGGGTGGCCGGGTGCCGGATTAGGAACCCGCGCTGGCTCAAGGACACGCCGGCAGACGCGGGGGCCGATGACGAGGAGGCTGAGGACTCGCTCATGGACTTCCAGGACTTGTCGCTCCGACTCTCCATTGACGGCGAGCGCTGCTCCCTCAACGAGCCCGCCTCCTCGGACCCGCAAGACCAGGTGCAGAAGATCATGAACAAGATCAAGCAGTCGTCCCCGGCAGCCGCGGCTGAAGGTGAGAAGAATCCGGCCGAGGTTCACGCCCCCGGCACGGTGAACAAGTATCCTCatctccgccgtcgccgccggctgTTCATTGTGGCCGTGGACTGCTACGGCGACGACGGCAAGGCCAGCAGGAAGATGCTGCAGGTGATCCAGGAGCTGTTCAGGGCGGTCCGGTCTGACTCCCAGATGTCCAAGATCTCCGGGTTCGCGCTGTCGACGGCGATGCCGCTGTCCGAGACGCTTCAGCTCCTGAAGCTGGGAAAGGTCTCCCCGACAGATTTCGACGCGCTCATCTGCGGCAGCGGCAGCGAGGTGTACTACCCTGGCACGGCGCAGTGCGTGGACGCCCAGGGGAGGCTCCGTCCAGACCAGGACTACCTGAATCACATCGACCACCGTTGGTCTCATGACGGCGCAAGGCAGACGATCGGGAAGCTCATGGCGGCACACGACGGCTCGGGCAATGCTGTCGAGCCAGACGTGGAGTCCTGCAACGCGCACTGCGTCTCATTCTTCGTCAGAGACCCCAAGAAG GTGAACACGATCGATGAGATGCGGGAGAGGCTGAGGATGCGTGGCCTCCGGTGCCATCTCATGTACTGCCGGAACTCGACGAGACTGCAGATTGTCCCTCTCATGGCATCAAGGTCA